One segment of Brassica napus cultivar Da-Ae chromosome C3, Da-Ae, whole genome shotgun sequence DNA contains the following:
- the LOC106434458 gene encoding 3-ketoacyl-CoA synthase 17, whose protein sequence is MDDNVQIRKNVKLCYHYLITHFLKLLFVASLTVLVMNVSRLSLNHLAFIFLVFVLGTTLFFMSRPRSVYLVDYSCYLPPSSLQFTYEKFMKHSILTNIFNESSLEFQSKILKRSGLGDETYLPEAIHYVPPRPTMAAAREEAELVVFGALDSLFENTKVNLKEISVLVVNCSLFNPTPSLSAMIVNKYKLRENVKSFNLGGMGCSAGVIAVDLANDMLQLYRNTYALVVSTENITQNWYFGNKKAMLIPNCLFRIGGSAVLLSNKSCDRKRSKYKLVHTVRTHKGSDEKAFNCVYQEQDETLKTGVSLSKDLMAIAGEALKTNITTLGPLVLPMSEQILFFATFLVNKLFNAKKKMKPYMPDFKLAFDHFCIHAGGRAVIDELEKSLRLLPKHVEASRMTLHRFGNTSSSSIWYELAYTEAKGRMRKGNRVWQIAFGSGFKCNSAVWVALRDVEPSVKNPWEYCIHRYPVKIDL, encoded by the coding sequence ATGGACGACAACGTACAGATCCGTAAGAACGTCAAGCTATGTTATCATTACCTCATCACTCACTTTTTAAAGCTCTTATTTGTCGCTTCGCTGACGGTTCTGGTCATGAACGTCTCCCGGTTAAGCCTAAACCACCTTGCATTCATCTTCCTCGTCTTCGTTCTCGGAACCACTCTCTTCTTCATGTCCCGACCAAGATCAGTTTACCTTGTTGATTACTCCTGCTACCTCCCTCCGTCGAGTCTCCAATTTACCTACGAAAAATTCATGAAACATTCTATATTGACTAACATTTTCAACGAATCATCTCTCGAGTTTCAGAGCAAGATCCTGAAACGATCAGGTCTCGGCGACGAGACTTACCTACCGGAGGCTATCCACTACGTCCCTCCGCGTCCCACTATGGCCGCGGCGCGTGAGGAAGCGGAGCTGGTGGTGTTCGGTGCACTCGACAGTCTCTTCGAGAACACCAAAGTCAACCTTAAAGAGATAAGTGTTCTTGTCGTGAACTGTAGTTTGTTTAACCCTACACCTTCTTTATCAGCCATGATTGTGAACAAGTATAAGCTTAGAGAGAACGTGAAGAGCTTTAACCTAGGAGGAATGGGATGTAGTGCTGGTGTCATCGCCGTTGATCTAGCTAATGACATGTTACAGTTATATAGAAACACTTACGCTCTTGTGGTTAGCACGGAGAACataactcagaactggtacttTGGTAATAAGAAAGCCATGTTGATACCTAACTGCTTGTTTAGGATTGGTGGCTCCGCGGTTCTTCTCTCTAACAAGAGTTGTGATCGTAAACGTTCCAAGTATAAGCTTGTTCACACGGTAAGGACTCATAAAGGATCTGATGAGAAAGCGTTCAACTGCGTGTATCAAGAACAAGACGAGACTTTGAAAACAGGTGTTTCTTTGTCTAAAGACCTGATGGCTATAGCTGGAGAAGCTCTTAAGACGAATATCACCACTTTGGGTCCTCTCGTTCTTCCCATGAGCGAGCAGATTCTCTTCTTTGCGACTTTTCTTGTGAATAAACTGTTTAATgctaagaagaagatgaagcctTACATGCCGGATTTCAAGCTTGCGTTTGATCATTTCTGTATACACGCGGGAGGTAGAGCCGTGATCGACGAGCTAGAGAAGAGTTTAAGGCTTTTGCCGAAACATGTGGAAGCGTCGAGAATGACGTTGCATAGATTTGGTAACACTTCATCGAGCTCTATATGGTATGAGTTGGCTTATACGGAAGCTAAAGGAAGAATGAGGAAAGGGAACAGGGTTTGGCAGATTGCCTTTGGAAGCGGGTTTAAGTGTAACAGCGCGGTTTGGGTGGCTCTTCGAGATGTTGAGCCATCGGTTAAGAATCCTTGGGAATATTGCATCCATAGATATCCCGTTAAGATTGATCTCTGA